A single window of Drosophila suzukii chromosome 3, CBGP_Dsuzu_IsoJpt1.0, whole genome shotgun sequence DNA harbors:
- the LOC108015815 gene encoding GPI ethanolamine phosphate transferase 1: MWKLQALVVHILLMGSILSTYFQPTLLPNLVPQKTMRELGLEPPADRLVVFLTDGLRAATFLANNGSDVPDLRDIYRKQGLIGISRTCAPTMTRPGHIAIFGGFNEDPAAALVNFRFNPCNFDTVFNRSRNTIGWVHRNIASYFKDLPHGGAPLKLESYMEAHLPEKLTCDKWSFEKVEKFFKNGDNIREWRNIKSAVFFVYLADMDIAAHRFKPHSNKFYKKLQYTQRGIRRTYELFERVFNDSRTAYLMTSDHGMNNEGNHGGGSILEIETPLFMWGAGVSRPEVDPEANFPTKPNISEVDQTQLAPLMSALLGLPPPMNNMALMPMGYLNVSDEYEVKALHLNVLQLLSQAKILIRRHESAIFYEWLPKFGDLNLKQINQYSGKLNALIAEGNMKKAMELCQELGKSAQKCMAYYHQYYQIPLMVATTLSYLIWFYCLLLQLTRLSKEEKKQRRGFMTFSTLILTMIGILVLTLLGLQNVPNITTFYLVLPIGMLIIAQAERPVKGYWIITPIWNLGCIFFPAGLLILTTFVYTHLGVLYAISVLLNNRRAFLKPSVKLFIWLTLVVLLSAMLFAQQNFKDGLKIIRLKNFHVLYVSMLMAIIRPVILGHRHDPRVWAINALALLAGAYGVYQFEVKEKISVYVHVAAWSFLIYAFLSISYFAKSTLEARRRLELITINMVTIICLLTISWGALNVQIVITEFVLGLQIYEESRRSKEIEDREEQHKPLKQLKGFYRYAFMILLYFYVAFFLAGHWLSTFLFKSTTARLFYPHFSLFIAGSLFILKILLPSLIFICALYAMVPFVRKNTRMILICVFLISDVMGLYMYYFVRNRGSWRLIRRDLDQILLTHVVSFMLLGCICLAKIFMANTTMEKVDRGDVRSSRRTASPEETEA; encoded by the exons ATGTGGAAACTTCAGGCACTTGTAGTGCACATCCTGCTGATGGGCTCTATATTGAGCACATATTTCCAACCGACTTTATTGCCCAACCTCGTGCCACAGAAAACGATGCGCGAGTTGGGTCTTGAACCTCCGGCAGATCGACTGGTAGTATTCCTCACAGATGGCTTAAGGGCAGCAACCTTTCTGGCGAATAATGGCAGCGATGTTCCAGATCTCAGGGATATATACCGGAAGCAAGGTCTCATTGGAATATCCCGAACTTGTGCTCCCACGATGACACGACCTGGACACATTGCCATATTTGGCGGATTCAACGAAGATCCGGCAGCTGCCTTGGTCAACTTCCGCTTTAATCCCTGCAATTTCGATACGGTTTTTAATCGCAGCAGAAATACCATTGGCTGGGTCCACCGAAATATTGCAAGTTACTTTAAAGATCTGCCACATGGTGGTGCTCCGCTGAAATTAGAGTCGTATATGGAAGCACATTTGCCGGAAAAACTCACATGTGATAAATGGTCTTTCGAAAAGGTCGAAAAGTTCTTCAAGAATGGCGATAATATTAGGGAATGGCGCAATATAAAGTCGGCGGTGTTCTTTGTCTACTTGGCAGATATGGATATAGCTGCTCATCGGTTCAAGCCCCATTCAAATAAGTTTTATAAGAAGCTTCAGTATACACAGCGTGGTATTCGAAGGACCTATGAACTTTTTGAAAGGGTCTTTAACGACAGTAGAACAGCCTATCTGATGACATCCGATCATGGCATGAATAATGAAG GAAATCATGGCGGTGGATCCATACTTGAAATAGAAACACCCTTGTTTATGTGGGGAGCTGGTGTGAGTAGGCCAGAAGTCGATCCTGAAGCAAACTTCCCCACCAAACCCAACATATCCGAGGTAGATCAGACCCAGCTGGCGCCTCTAATGTCTGCTTTACTAGGTCTTCCACCTCCGATGAATAATATGGCCTTGATGCCAATGGGTTATCTTAACGTGAGCGATGAGTACGAAGTCAAGGCTTTACATCTGAACGTTTTGCAACTTTTGTCCCAAGCCAAAATTCTTATTAGACGTCATGAGAGCGCCATATTCTACGAGTGGTTGCCCAAGTTCGGAGATCTTAATTTGAAACAGATCAATCAATATTCAGGAAAACTAAATGCCCTAATAGCAGAAGGAAATATGAAAAAGGCGATGGAGCTGTGCCAGGAACTCGGTAAATCAGCTCAGAAGTGCATGGCGTACTACCATCAATATTACCAAATTCCCCTTATGGTGGCCACCACATTATCCTACTTGATTTGGTTCTACTGTCTTCTCCTCCAGCTGACTCGTCTGTCCAAGGAGgagaaaaaacaaagaagGGGATTTATGACTTTTTCGACCCTAATCCTAACCATGATCGGAATTTTAGTACTAACATTGCTGGGACTGCAAAATGTGCCGAATATCACTACCTTTTATTTGGTTCTACCAATTGGTATGTTGATAATAGCTCAGGCCGAACGTCCCGTGAAAGGATATTGGATTATTACTCCGATTTGGAACTTGGGCTGCATTTTTTTTCCTGCTGGTCTACTGATCTTGACGACATTTGTTTATACACACCTAGGTGTGCTATATGCAATCTCCGTACTTCTTAACAATCGAAGAGCTTTTTTAAAACCCTCTGTGAAATTGTTCATTTGGCTGACCCTGGTTGTTTTACTAAGTGCAATGCTGTTTGCACAACAAAATTTTAAGGATGGACTCAAAATTATTCGCTTGAAAAATTTCCATGTGCTTTATGTAAGCATGCTGATGGCTATCATTCGTCCTGTGATTTTGGGACATCGACATGATCCCCGAGTTTGGGCTATAAATGCATTGGCTCTGTTAGCCGGAGCCTATGGAGTTTATCAGTTTGAGGTCAAGGAAAAAATATCAGTCTATGTCCATGTCGCAGCTTGGTCGTTTTTGATCTACGCCTTTCTATCGATTTCATACTTTGCAAAATCAACTTTAGAGGCCAGAAGAAGATTGGAACTTATCACCATCAACATGGTCACCATCATCTGTCTGCTCACCATATCTTGGGGTGCTTTGAATGTCCAAATAGTGATAACCGAATTTGTTTTGGGTCTCCAAATTTATGAGGAATCAAGGCGAAGCAAAGAAATTGAAGATCGGGAAGAGCAGCACAAACCATTGAAGCAACTAAAAGGATTCTACCGATATGCTTTCATGATTCTTCTATACTTCTATGTGGCCTTTTTCCTGGCCGGACACTGGCTATCCACCTTTTTATTCAAGTCCACCACCGCTCGACTATTCTATCCCCACTTTTCGCTTTTCATAGCCGGCAGTCTGTTCATCCTGAAGATTCTACTTCCATCCCTGATCTTCATTTGCGCTCTCTATGCAATGGTTCCATTTGTCCGCAAGAACACCAgaatgattttaatatgtGTCTTTCTCATCAGCGATGTTATGGGCCTCTATATGTATTACTTTGTGCGAAATCGGGGATCTTGGAGGCTGATTCGCAGGGATCTCGATCAGATATTGCTGACCCATGTTGTGAGCTTTATGCTGCTGGGTTGTATCTGCTTGGCCAAGATTTTCATGGCCAATACTACAATGGAGAAGGTGGATCGTGGGGACGTCAGGTCTTCTCGTCGAACTGCATCGCCTGAAGAAACTGAGGCTTGA